In the genome of Candidatus Schekmanbacteria bacterium, the window GTTTGTTAGAAACCAGCGCAAAAAAGGATGTAAGGTAAAGAATATAGCCATTATGTCCGGCGATTGGACTGATTCAGATGTAAAGAAAGCGAAGAAGTATAAATGTCATATTTTTTATAAACCCTTTGGGATAGAAGAAATAAATAAATGGCTTGACCTTTGCGAGTCTCGAATTGACCCTCAACGAAGACTATATTCTTGGACTGAATATTGATTTTTCCTTCCTGATTCGATATCCTTTTAATGCACTTTTTTTTTGGAGAGAGTGAATGAATGGTGCATTACTTGCAGTAATCGTAATAGCGGCATTTCTTGCTTCATATTTTAGTTATGCAGGTATTCTTGGGAAGAAGGTTTTAAGACTTGACGCTTCAAGAATAACACCGGCGCATAAATTTAGGGATGATATTGATTTTGTTCCTACCAATCGCTTTGTTCTCTTTGGCCATCATTTTGCCTCAATTGCAGGGG includes:
- a CDS encoding response regulator, which encodes MRLRAVVFDDDPEIRNLLTKILELRGYEVLAFAEHRSCTLYENPSCYCKYKEACADVIITDLCMPVSTGIEFVRNQRKKGCKVKNIAIMSGDWTDSDVKKAKKYKCHIFYKPFGIEEINKWLDLCESRIDPQRRLYSWTEY